The following are encoded together in the Capsulimonas corticalis genome:
- a CDS encoding ROK family protein, which produces MAISAAEKPYVIGVDLGGTNVRAAVIKRETEEVVGRGDNLPSYAMDGVAQTCAQIVLAAENAIEKAGISRDQVLGVGVAVPGHVKAKEGMVLWAPNFKDQWKGVQIAAPVQEALGLPVFLGNDANLAALGEYAFGAGRGVRHLIMITLGTGIGGGIIIDGKLLEGADGGAGEVGHVIVNAGGRGGNTSFGAIEGEAQISAIVERAARKIQEGRKTVLGTLVDYDRFMLTPAIIAQAAEAGDEVAIEVFEETGYYLGVTLASLINLFNPQMIVIGGGVAQAGELILDPIRRTTYACAIRSLSRSCTIVPAGLGDNAGILGGAALVLQLLGGAE; this is translated from the coding sequence ATGGCGATATCTGCGGCTGAAAAGCCTTATGTGATAGGTGTGGATCTGGGCGGGACGAATGTCCGCGCGGCGGTGATCAAGCGTGAGACGGAAGAGGTTGTGGGTCGCGGGGATAATCTGCCTTCGTACGCCATGGACGGCGTGGCGCAGACGTGCGCCCAGATCGTGCTCGCGGCGGAGAACGCTATCGAGAAAGCGGGCATTTCGCGCGATCAGGTGCTGGGCGTCGGCGTCGCCGTGCCCGGCCATGTGAAGGCGAAGGAAGGGATGGTGCTATGGGCGCCGAACTTCAAGGATCAGTGGAAAGGCGTGCAGATCGCCGCTCCAGTGCAGGAAGCGCTGGGCCTGCCGGTCTTCCTGGGCAATGACGCGAACCTCGCCGCTCTGGGCGAATACGCCTTCGGCGCGGGTCGCGGCGTTCGCCACCTGATCATGATCACCCTGGGCACCGGCATCGGCGGCGGCATCATCATCGACGGCAAGCTGCTGGAAGGCGCGGACGGCGGCGCGGGCGAAGTTGGCCACGTGATCGTGAACGCCGGCGGACGCGGCGGCAACACGTCGTTCGGCGCCATTGAGGGCGAAGCGCAGATCAGCGCGATCGTCGAGCGCGCCGCGCGCAAAATCCAGGAAGGCCGCAAGACGGTTCTGGGAACGCTGGTCGATTACGACCGCTTCATGCTGACGCCCGCGATCATCGCGCAGGCCGCCGAAGCCGGTGACGAAGTCGCGATCGAAGTCTTTGAAGAAACGGGCTACTACCTGGGCGTCACCCTTGCGAGCCTGATCAACCTCTTCAACCCGCAGATGATCGTTATCGGCGGCGGCGTGGCCCAGGCCGGCGAGCTGATCCTGGATCCGATCCGCCGCACCACCTACGCCTGCGCCATTCGCTCCCTTTCCCGCAGCTGCACCATCGTCCCCGCCGGCCTCGGCGACAATGCCGGCATCCTCGGCGGCGCGGCCCTGGTGCTCCAGCTGCTCGGCGGAGCGGAGTAG
- a CDS encoding ABC transporter permease, whose amino-acid sequence MNTLIRKELREIRIIPLGMTILFILANICWALWDFQERRGAHPEFLPFSVNALLGMGMVCCFISSALCGSSLFCGEIGSGTLSFLTMLPVRRNTIWLSKVIAGLTGVFTTFFGVLSVSAITSLAHENGAAQLHTVLGALHDPSTFWTSLGSPVLIAIGCFAVSLTVSLLLDGALASALLSIAACICVPGVVAETINLATGYFLTNSTFVALVSWILMSLIPPAFFAASFYIFVNGETLRSKKRFLLLGKSLALWALVSAIVAAGMYLSLPAKTIS is encoded by the coding sequence ATGAACACGCTGATCCGGAAAGAATTACGAGAAATCAGAATCATTCCTTTGGGAATGACGATTTTGTTCATCCTGGCAAATATCTGCTGGGCGCTTTGGGATTTTCAGGAACGACGCGGCGCACATCCAGAGTTTCTCCCATTCAGCGTGAATGCGCTGCTGGGAATGGGGATGGTCTGCTGTTTCATCTCCAGCGCCCTGTGTGGGTCCAGCCTCTTCTGCGGGGAAATCGGTTCTGGAACGCTTTCGTTCCTCACGATGCTCCCGGTTCGAAGAAATACGATCTGGCTTTCCAAAGTCATCGCGGGACTTACCGGCGTTTTCACAACGTTCTTTGGCGTGCTATCCGTCTCCGCAATCACCTCGCTCGCCCACGAGAACGGGGCGGCGCAACTGCATACAGTGTTAGGGGCGCTCCACGATCCCAGTACCTTTTGGACCAGCTTGGGTTCGCCTGTTCTCATTGCGATCGGATGCTTCGCGGTATCGCTCACGGTTTCGCTGCTGCTGGACGGGGCGCTCGCCAGCGCTCTGCTGTCGATCGCCGCTTGTATCTGCGTCCCAGGGGTCGTTGCGGAAACGATTAATCTTGCGACGGGATATTTCCTCACAAACAGCACTTTTGTTGCTCTCGTATCGTGGATACTGATGTCACTTATTCCGCCAGCCTTTTTTGCCGCTTCGTTTTACATTTTCGTCAACGGCGAAACGCTGCGTTCGAAAAAGCGTTTTCTTCTGCTCGGGAAATCTCTCGCTCTCTGGGCGCTCGTGAGCGCGATTGTGGCGGCGGGAATGTATTTGTCCCTGCCAGCAAAGACGATTTCATGA